From Mycobacterium lacus, one genomic window encodes:
- a CDS encoding NYN domain-containing protein, with protein sequence MSLTEDVTTETPEPLGPTPASMLSGDGLPGFPMRVGRVLLVWDAPNLDMGLGSILGRRPTALERPRFDALGRWLLARTAEIAAGAPPAPDIRIEPEATVFTNIAPGSAEVVRPWVDALRNVGFAVFAKPKIDEDSDVDRDMLQHISQRRDEGLAGLVVASADGQAFRQPLEEIARTGVSVQVLGFREHASWALASDTLEFVDLEDIAGVFREPLPRIGLDSLPEQGAWLQPFRPLSSLLTARV encoded by the coding sequence ATGAGTCTGACAGAAGACGTGACCACCGAGACGCCTGAACCCCTCGGGCCAACGCCAGCGTCGATGCTGTCCGGCGACGGACTGCCCGGGTTCCCCATGCGGGTGGGACGTGTGCTGCTGGTGTGGGACGCTCCCAACCTGGACATGGGCCTGGGCTCCATCCTGGGCCGTCGGCCGACGGCGCTGGAACGCCCTCGTTTCGACGCCCTGGGCCGCTGGTTGCTGGCTCGTACCGCCGAGATCGCGGCGGGGGCGCCGCCGGCACCGGATATCCGGATCGAACCCGAGGCCACCGTCTTCACCAACATCGCGCCCGGTAGCGCCGAAGTGGTTCGACCTTGGGTGGACGCGTTGCGCAACGTCGGGTTCGCGGTCTTCGCCAAGCCGAAGATTGACGAGGATAGCGACGTCGACCGCGACATGCTCCAGCACATCAGCCAACGGCGAGACGAGGGGCTCGCGGGGCTGGTTGTGGCTTCCGCCGACGGTCAAGCATTCCGCCAGCCGCTGGAGGAAATCGCCCGGACCGGCGTGAGCGTTCAGGTGCTTGGATTTCGTGAACACGCCAGTTGGGCGCTAGCGTCGGATACCTTGGAGTTCGTCGACCTGGAGGACATCGCTGGTGTTTTCCGGGAGCCGCTGCCGCGAATCGGCCTGGATTCGCTGCCTGAGCAGGGCGCTTGGCTGCAGCCGTTCCGGCCGTTGTCTTCGCTGCTGACCGCGCGGGTGTGA